From one Mesomycoplasma ovipneumoniae genomic stretch:
- a CDS encoding restriction endonuclease subunit S: MHANKVKIYDTQIPNTYPYVVRQSKNNGIKGYIHENLKFLNPANTISFAQDTFLSFFQKQKYFTGNNVKVLKYKGKNTIKQKSLMFISIAIQKAIAELSWGINSSKESILETKFLLPIDHQNQINFDFIEKFIKELESAHLADLEATHLAELEAYLIATGFTQNNFNYKQDTHKERERERAAFQAEIENLYLNTIWKEFRIKDIFEQIKTKNVITNGPGDLPATTAISTNNQLGRYISPKGATILQNVFSATANGNGKVFFQPKPFTILQDSYAFKFKYEINNKKQFYLFFLGSLNKVFQKYSWDNKSTWKRVSEELITLPVDSQNEIDFYFIEKFTFLIMKIILNEIIDHYNKKVKNILTCIANLK, translated from the coding sequence ATTCATGCTAATAAGGTTAAAATCTATGATACACAGATTCCAAACACTTATCCTTATGTTGTAAGACAAAGTAAAAATAACGGAATTAAAGGATATATTCACGAAAATTTAAAATTCTTAAATCCTGCAAACACGATTAGTTTTGCGCAAGATACTTTTCTTAGTTTTTTTCAAAAACAAAAATATTTCACCGGCAACAATGTTAAAGTTTTAAAATACAAAGGAAAAAATACAATTAAACAAAAATCATTAATGTTTATCTCAATTGCGATTCAAAAAGCCATCGCAGAATTAAGTTGGGGAATAAATTCCTCAAAAGAAAGTATTTTAGAAACTAAATTCCTTCTGCCAATTGATCATCAAAACCAAATTAATTTTGATTTTATAGAAAAATTTATCAAAGAACTTGAATCTGCCCACTTAGCAGATCTTGAAGCTACTCACTTAGCAGAACTTGAAGCCTATTTAATCGCAACAGGATTTACTCAGAATAATTTTAATTACAAACAAGACACACACAAAGAGAGAGAGAGAGAGAGAGCCGCTTTTCAAGCGGAAATAGAGAATTTATACCTAAATACAATCTGGAAAGAATTTAGAATTAAAGACATTTTTGAACAAATAAAAACAAAAAATGTTATCACAAATGGCCCTGGTGATTTACCGGCAACAACTGCAATTTCGACAAATAATCAACTAGGAAGATATATTAGCCCTAAAGGTGCAACTATTTTGCAAAATGTATTTTCAGCAACTGCAAATGGAAATGGAAAGGTATTTTTCCAACCAAAACCCTTTACAATATTACAAGATTCTTATGCTTTTAAATTTAAATATGAAATAAATAATAAAAAGCAATTTTACCTGTTTTTTCTTGGAAGTTTAAATAAGGTTTTTCAGAAATATTCCTGGGATAATAAATCCACCTGAAAAAGAGTTAGCGAGGAATTAATAACTCTTCCAGTCGACAGCCAAAACGAAATTGATTTTTACTTCATAGAGAAATTTACATTTCTCATTATGAAAATAATTCTTAATGAGATAATTGATCATTATAATAAAAAGGTTAAAAATATTTTAACTTGCATTGCAAATCTAAAATAA
- a CDS encoding LlaJI family restriction endonuclease, whose translation MISEFVREQIRYTQKELYSILKCNEDEALILIRKLKEYGVLKAVKASDKQKNMNELLDEDIEISNVEVGNNEYFYVFTFVGVIVIAGRVLKCYPKYLLSNKNPTNELKQIIKVLEKYNSSQQIIKTFNDSSESSSFNLLAVILFLLNDYYENGIYNSTEEIVEFNGTGEILWDKTINESFAILSNEKPYYMELHTRKRVANDFDYFTRLHQCILTKISKELKKATLLDLFEITEVDLSDEKLDDFGDEDYILYRIEKELGLQYNTRKQLLLMTIYSYIDKKGSLDDIDCLTLFGTNNFNLVWEKICADIMNNQLENSLGALNLPVLLKDGYDKKKKLIDLIEKPLWTITGKEAKNTLIPDLVSIFQNDGNYEFIIFDAKYYNAHLEYGITPSRQPGIESITKQYLYQLAYQKFINDHEFSAVKNCFLLPSENDSIENKGEVKLEMMENIGLQNVQVRFIPAVMAYDLYLTERKMDFNLLNL comes from the coding sequence ATGATCTCCGAATTTGTAAGGGAACAAATACGTTATACTCAAAAGGAACTTTATAGCATTTTGAAATGCAATGAAGATGAAGCTCTTATATTGATTAGAAAATTAAAAGAATATGGTGTCTTAAAAGCGGTAAAAGCTTCTGATAAACAAAAGAACATGAATGAACTACTAGATGAAGATATAGAGATATCTAATGTTGAAGTGGGCAATAATGAATATTTTTATGTATTTACTTTTGTTGGAGTTATTGTTATAGCAGGTAGAGTGCTTAAGTGTTATCCAAAGTATCTATTAAGCAATAAGAATCCTACTAATGAGTTAAAACAAATAATAAAAGTTCTTGAAAAATACAATTCTTCGCAACAGATTATAAAAACGTTTAATGATAGCAGTGAAAGTAGTTCATTTAATCTTTTGGCAGTAATCTTGTTTTTATTAAATGATTATTATGAAAATGGAATTTACAACAGTACAGAAGAAATTGTTGAATTCAATGGAACAGGAGAAATTTTATGGGATAAAACTATAAATGAATCATTTGCAATTTTATCAAATGAAAAACCATATTATATGGAATTACACACTCGTAAAAGAGTTGCCAATGACTTTGATTATTTTACTCGGCTTCATCAATGCATACTAACAAAGATTTCTAAAGAGTTAAAGAAAGCCACTCTTCTTGATTTATTTGAAATCACAGAAGTAGATTTATCTGATGAGAAATTAGATGATTTTGGCGATGAAGATTATATTTTATATAGAATTGAAAAAGAACTAGGTCTGCAGTATAACACGAGAAAACAATTACTTTTAATGACCATATATTCTTATATAGACAAAAAAGGCAGTCTTGATGATATTGATTGCTTAACTTTGTTTGGAACTAATAATTTTAATTTGGTTTGGGAAAAGATTTGTGCAGACATTATGAACAATCAATTGGAAAATAGTTTGGGTGCTTTGAATCTTCCAGTGCTTTTAAAAGATGGTTATGATAAAAAGAAAAAATTAATAGATTTAATTGAAAAGCCTTTATGGACTATTACAGGCAAAGAGGCGAAAAATACTTTAATACCAGATTTAGTATCCATCTTTCAAAATGATGGTAATTATGAATTTATTATATTTGACGCAAAGTATTATAACGCACATTTGGAATACGGAATTACACCAAGCCGACAGCCAGGAATAGAATCAATTACAAAACAATATTTATATCAATTAGCTTATCAAAAATTTATAAATGATCATGAGTTTTCAGCAGTTAAGAATTGTTTTCTTCTACCTTCAGAAAATGATTCTATCGAAAATAAAGGTGAAGTAAAACTTGAAATGATGGAAAATATTGGCCTACAAAATGTTCAAGTAAGATTTATTCCTGCAGTAATGGCTTATGATCTATATCTGACAGAAAGAAAAATGGATTTTAATCTTCTAAATCTATAA